A genomic window from Streptomyces sp. HUAS YS2 includes:
- a CDS encoding HAD-IIA family hydrolase, giving the protein MAERKPIESWLTDMDGVLIHEGVPIPGADAFIKKLRETGKPFLVLTNNSIYTARDLHARLSRMGLDVPVENIWTSALATAQFLDDQRPGGTAYVIGEAGLTTALHDIGYVLTDHDPDYVVLGETRTYSFEAMTKAVRLINAGARFICTNPDETGPSIEGPLPATGSVAALITKATGKDPYFAGKPNPLMMRTGLNAIGAHSETSAMIGDRMDTDVLAGLEAGMKTFLVLTGLTTQAEVDRYPFRPSQIVDSIADIVDLVH; this is encoded by the coding sequence ATGGCAGAGCGCAAGCCGATCGAATCCTGGCTCACCGACATGGACGGCGTCCTCATCCACGAGGGCGTGCCGATCCCCGGCGCCGACGCGTTCATCAAGAAGCTGCGCGAGACCGGGAAGCCGTTCCTGGTCCTCACCAACAACTCGATCTACACCGCACGCGACCTGCACGCCCGGCTCTCCAGGATGGGCCTGGACGTCCCCGTCGAGAACATCTGGACCTCGGCGCTCGCCACCGCGCAGTTCCTCGACGACCAGCGCCCCGGCGGCACCGCGTACGTCATCGGCGAGGCCGGACTGACCACCGCGCTGCACGACATCGGCTACGTCCTCACCGACCACGACCCCGACTACGTGGTCCTGGGCGAGACCCGGACGTACTCCTTCGAGGCCATGACCAAGGCGGTCCGGCTGATCAACGCCGGCGCCCGGTTCATCTGCACCAACCCGGACGAGACCGGCCCGTCCATCGAGGGCCCGCTGCCCGCCACCGGCTCCGTCGCCGCGCTGATCACCAAGGCCACCGGCAAGGACCCGTACTTCGCGGGCAAGCCGAACCCGCTGATGATGCGCACCGGGCTGAACGCGATCGGCGCGCACTCCGAGACCAGCGCGATGATCGGCGACCGGATGGACACCGACGTGCTGGCCGGCCTGGAGGCGGGCATGAAGACGTTCCTCGTGCTGACCGGCCTGACGACCCAGGCCGAGGTGGACCGCTACCCGTTCCGCCCGTCGCAGATCGTCGACTCGATCGCCGACATCGTGGACCTCGTGCACTAG
- a CDS encoding PT domain-containing protein yields MRSGPIALRAAGAAAAVLVLGPTAGVAYAHDGVKVRVSPATAKPGADIDIRVSGCKGTTGAARSDAFVADAELSGRDGGDRPLIGDTTLKSGLADGTYRITVTCDGHDHRDVGTVQVERKQKPTHRPTHRPTHQPTQQPTHRPTHRPTHHETPFAPVRAGGGGAAALAAPGADSAEPATVEEQGPGTPHTLVGLGLAGVAAVAVAFRHSRRRASAGAHANGRKDAE; encoded by the coding sequence ATGCGTTCAGGTCCAATTGCTCTCCGTGCCGCAGGAGCGGCCGCCGCCGTACTGGTCCTCGGCCCCACCGCGGGCGTCGCGTACGCCCACGACGGCGTGAAGGTCCGGGTCAGCCCGGCGACCGCGAAACCCGGTGCCGACATCGACATCCGGGTCAGCGGCTGCAAGGGCACGACCGGCGCGGCCAGGTCCGACGCGTTCGTCGCGGACGCCGAGCTGTCGGGCCGGGACGGCGGCGACCGCCCGCTGATCGGCGACACCACGCTCAAGTCGGGCCTGGCCGACGGCACCTACCGGATCACCGTGACCTGCGACGGACACGACCACCGCGACGTCGGCACGGTCCAGGTCGAACGGAAGCAGAAGCCCACGCACCGGCCCACGCACCGTCCCACTCATCAGCCCACCCAGCAGCCCACGCACCGGCCGACCCACCGGCCCACGCACCACGAGACCCCGTTCGCCCCGGTGCGCGCGGGCGGCGGCGGGGCCGCGGCCCTCGCCGCGCCCGGCGCGGACAGCGCCGAGCCGGCCACCGTCGAGGAGCAGGGCCCCGGCACCCCGCACACCCTGGTCGGGCTCGGCCTGGCCGGTGTGGCCGCGGTGGCCGTCGCGTTCCGGCACTCGCGCCGCCGGGCGAGCGCGGGCGCGCACGCGAACGGTCGCAAGGACGCTGAGTGA
- a CDS encoding class F sortase, whose protein sequence is MSADPRPSGTGRLLTGLTWAVLLLGLWLWGREATSGPGGHSAPTTGDVAAVGRPLGVALPPAHRPVAPAQPRRIEIPSIGIVAPVVPRGLDATGAVDPPPYEMPHTVGWFARGTQPGADGAALLVGHVDTATKPAVFYGLSSARPGAKIDVVRADGSVAEFTVDDVQVFPREHFDPQQVYGQRDLDRAELRLITCGGTYDKRTGAYTANVVVSAYLTGFTTATTKA, encoded by the coding sequence ATGTCCGCCGACCCACGCCCGAGCGGCACCGGGCGGCTGCTGACCGGCCTCACCTGGGCCGTCCTGCTCCTTGGCCTGTGGCTCTGGGGCCGTGAGGCCACCTCGGGCCCCGGCGGGCACTCCGCGCCGACCACCGGCGACGTCGCCGCCGTCGGCCGCCCGCTCGGTGTCGCCCTGCCGCCCGCGCACCGCCCGGTCGCCCCGGCGCAGCCGCGGCGGATCGAGATCCCCTCCATAGGCATCGTCGCCCCGGTCGTCCCGCGCGGCCTCGACGCGACCGGCGCCGTGGACCCGCCGCCGTACGAGATGCCGCACACCGTCGGCTGGTTCGCCCGCGGCACCCAGCCCGGCGCGGACGGCGCCGCCCTCCTCGTCGGCCACGTCGACACCGCGACGAAGCCCGCCGTCTTCTACGGCCTCAGCTCCGCCCGGCCCGGCGCCAAGATCGACGTCGTGCGGGCGGACGGCTCGGTCGCCGAGTTCACCGTCGACGACGTCCAGGTCTTCCCGCGCGAGCACTTCGACCCGCAGCAGGTCTACGGGCAGCGCGACCTCGACCGGGCCGAACTGCGCCTCATCACCTGCGGCGGCACCTACGACAAGAGGACCGGCGCCTACACCGCCAACGTCGTCGTCTCCGCCTATCTGACGGGCTTCACCACAGCCACCACGAAAGCCTGA
- a CDS encoding glycoside hydrolase family 6 protein, whose protein sequence is MYGNRTGRMLVLLGVAALLAAGCSASGGDGDEGVDRGAVQGPPAPQQPKKTAPFWVNPDGSAARQVAAYVKAGRQPEAALIRKIAGQPVGEWIGTERPEQEARGFTEAAERADRDALLVLYNIPHRDCGQHSAGGAADGAAYRAWVEAAARGIGERRATVVLEPDAVMHMVDGCTEQPYHEERYALLEAAVQRLKQQPHTTVYLDAGNAGWGRPEQLDEPLRRAGIADADGFAVNVSNFQTTEASTAYGKQLSARTGGKPFVVDTSRNGNGPYTAGDPAQNWCNPPGRALGESPTTRTADKLVRAYLWVKRPGESDGDCRGGPKAGDWFEPYALELARNAE, encoded by the coding sequence ATGTACGGGAATCGCACCGGACGCATGCTCGTGCTGCTGGGGGTGGCGGCGCTGCTGGCGGCGGGGTGCAGTGCGTCCGGGGGAGACGGGGACGAGGGGGTGGACCGCGGCGCGGTGCAGGGCCCGCCGGCCCCCCAACAGCCCAAGAAGACCGCCCCGTTCTGGGTCAACCCGGACGGCAGCGCGGCCCGCCAGGTCGCCGCGTACGTGAAGGCGGGGAGGCAACCCGAGGCCGCGCTGATCCGGAAGATCGCCGGGCAGCCGGTGGGCGAGTGGATCGGCACCGAGCGTCCCGAGCAGGAAGCCCGCGGCTTCACCGAGGCCGCCGAGCGGGCCGACCGGGACGCACTGCTCGTCCTGTACAACATCCCCCACCGCGACTGCGGCCAGCACTCGGCCGGCGGCGCCGCCGACGGCGCGGCCTACCGGGCCTGGGTGGAGGCGGCCGCCCGCGGCATCGGGGAGCGGCGCGCCACCGTCGTCCTGGAGCCGGACGCGGTGATGCACATGGTCGACGGCTGCACCGAGCAGCCGTACCACGAGGAGCGGTACGCCCTGCTCGAGGCGGCCGTCCAGCGCCTCAAGCAGCAGCCGCACACCACCGTCTACCTGGACGCGGGCAACGCGGGCTGGGGCCGGCCGGAGCAGCTCGACGAACCGCTGCGGCGGGCCGGGATCGCCGACGCCGACGGCTTCGCGGTCAACGTCTCCAACTTCCAGACCACCGAGGCCAGTACCGCGTACGGGAAGCAGCTCTCGGCCCGGACCGGAGGGAAGCCCTTCGTCGTCGACACCAGCCGCAACGGCAACGGGCCCTACACCGCAGGCGACCCGGCCCAGAACTGGTGCAATCCGCCGGGCCGGGCGCTCGGCGAGTCGCCGACCACCCGCACGGCCGACAAGCTGGTCCGCGCCTACCTGTGGGTCAAGCGGCCGGGCGAGTCGGACGGCGACTGCAGGGGCGGCCCGAAGGCGGGCGACTGGTTCGAGCCGTACGCCCTCGAACTGGCCCGCAACGCCGAGTAG
- a CDS encoding galactose oxidase-like domain-containing protein produces the protein MGISAVVVLALAGFNGPAMWRFGSEQYHEYAIDRPAYKATHGHWDLLDVPAEFRINTIHAALLHTGKVLLIAGSGNNQKNFDARKFESVLWDPATGDFKKIPTPRDMFCSGHTQLPDGKLLVAGGTKRYEKLEGDVTKAGGLMIVHNENPDKPATLPAGTRFTGRENGRTFVSRDPVLVERATKVFDRRTGRFLRNDPGLGRIYVEAEKSGKAYETGTQDNYRVAGLTGADARNTYGIAQKLALDKKDFQGIREAYEFDPVAEKYLTVDPMNEARWYPTLTTLADGRVLSLSGLDEIGQIVPGKDEIYDPRTKKWAYTGVERRFPTYPAIFLLADGRLFYSGSNAGYGPADVGRDPGVWDLRTDTFTRVPGLSDPDRMETSATVLLPPAQDQRFLVIGGGGVGESEKASARSRLVDLKEPRPRFRDSAALEKGTRYPSASLLPDDTVLVTGGSEDYRGRGGSNILQARTYDPRTGAYTRVADPRVGRNYHSGSLLLPDGRVMIFGSDSLFSDAANTRPGVFEQRIEIYTPAYLFRGDRPELGDGPGRIARGRTGVYRTADAAGITSAKLIRPSAVTHVTDVDQRTVALTLEKTPGAVELGVPKNRALVPSGWYMLFVTDARGTPSRARWVEVP, from the coding sequence GTGGGGATCTCGGCGGTCGTCGTCCTCGCGCTCGCCGGGTTCAACGGACCGGCGATGTGGCGGTTCGGCTCGGAGCAGTATCACGAGTACGCGATCGACCGGCCCGCGTACAAGGCGACCCACGGCCACTGGGACCTGCTCGACGTGCCCGCGGAGTTCCGGATCAACACCATCCACGCGGCCCTGCTCCACACCGGCAAGGTGCTGCTGATCGCCGGCTCCGGCAACAACCAGAAGAACTTCGACGCGAGGAAGTTCGAGTCCGTGCTGTGGGACCCGGCGACGGGGGACTTCAAGAAGATCCCGACGCCCAGGGACATGTTCTGCTCCGGGCACACCCAACTCCCGGACGGGAAACTCCTCGTGGCGGGCGGGACGAAGCGGTACGAGAAATTGGAGGGCGACGTCACCAAGGCCGGCGGCCTGATGATCGTCCACAACGAGAACCCGGACAAGCCGGCCACTCTGCCCGCCGGCACCCGCTTCACCGGGCGGGAGAACGGCAGGACCTTCGTCTCCCGGGACCCGGTCCTGGTCGAGCGGGCCACCAAGGTCTTCGACCGGAGGACCGGCCGGTTCCTGCGCAACGACCCCGGACTCGGCCGGATCTACGTCGAGGCGGAGAAGTCCGGGAAGGCGTACGAGACCGGCACCCAGGACAACTACCGGGTGGCCGGCCTGACCGGCGCCGACGCGCGCAACACCTACGGCATCGCGCAGAAGCTCGCCCTCGACAAGAAGGACTTCCAGGGCATCCGGGAGGCATACGAGTTCGACCCGGTCGCCGAGAAGTACCTCACCGTCGACCCGATGAACGAGGCCCGCTGGTACCCGACCCTCACCACCCTCGCGGACGGCCGGGTGCTGTCCCTCTCCGGGCTCGACGAGATCGGCCAGATCGTCCCCGGCAAGGACGAGATCTACGACCCGAGGACGAAGAAGTGGGCCTACACCGGCGTCGAGCGCCGGTTCCCCACCTACCCGGCGATCTTCCTGCTGGCCGACGGCCGGCTGTTCTACTCCGGCTCCAACGCCGGGTACGGTCCCGCCGACGTCGGTCGCGACCCGGGCGTCTGGGACCTGCGGACCGACACCTTCACCAGGGTGCCGGGGCTCTCCGACCCCGACCGGATGGAGACCTCCGCGACCGTGCTGCTGCCGCCCGCGCAGGACCAGCGGTTCCTGGTCATCGGCGGCGGCGGGGTCGGTGAGTCCGAGAAGGCCAGCGCGCGGTCCCGGCTCGTCGACCTCAAGGAGCCGCGCCCGCGGTTCCGGGACAGTGCCGCCCTGGAGAAGGGCACCCGCTACCCGAGCGCCTCGCTGCTGCCCGACGACACCGTGCTCGTCACCGGAGGCTCCGAGGACTACCGGGGGCGCGGCGGCTCGAACATCCTCCAGGCCCGGACGTACGACCCGAGGACGGGCGCGTACACCCGGGTCGCCGACCCGCGGGTCGGCCGGAACTACCACTCCGGCTCGCTGCTGCTGCCCGACGGCCGGGTCATGATCTTCGGCTCGGACTCGCTCTTCTCCGACGCCGCGAACACCCGGCCGGGCGTCTTCGAGCAGCGCATCGAGATCTACACGCCCGCCTACCTGTTCCGCGGCGACCGGCCGGAACTCGGGGACGGGCCGGGGCGGATCGCGCGCGGCAGGACCGGCGTGTACCGGACGGCGGACGCCGCCGGGATCACCTCGGCGAAGCTGATCCGGCCGAGCGCCGTCACCCATGTCACCGACGTCGACCAGCGCACGGTCGCGCTGACGCTCGAGAAGACGCCGGGCGCGGTCGAGCTGGGCGTCCCGAAGAACCGGGCCCTGGTGCCCTCGGGCTGGTACATGCTCTTCGTCACCGACGCGCGGGGCACCCCCTCCCGCGCGAGGTGGGTGGAGGTGCCCTGA
- a CDS encoding cellulose synthase catalytic subunit → MTSAWTPAGGTRLRSVTTLPRYDYEHYSRLAGPLTEPDPAKPYTVRYRSLLAQEPHRLRAGLLLAAAPLVSLCLFAWLMQPRHWTERDPNLDNDLLRALDVVMLVSIGLIELFRTVNVLSNAHATLVARDPVPVVPEPGTRVAFLTSFVPGKEPLEMVTRTLEAAVRIRHRGTMHVWLLDEGDDAEVKAVCARLGVRHFSRKGVPLWNQATGPHRARTKHGNYNAWLQAHGDAYDFFASVDTDHVPLPNYLERMLGYFRDPDVGFVIGPQVYGNYDTFVTKAAESQQFLFHALIQRAGNRYGAPMFVGTSNAVRIRALQQIGGLYDSITEDMATGFEMHRHRNPATGRKWRSVYTPDVLAVGEGPTAWTDFFTQQLRWSRGTYETILTQYWKGFGSLPPGKLLNYTLMIVFYPMSALNWILAALSCALFLGMGASGVQIDPAMWMMLYGNASALQIGLYVWNRRHNVSPHEPEGSGGLAGMMMSALSAPIYARSLLDAVLRRKSSFVVTPKGDSSSPDTLFGTFRVHLFFVAVFGGSLAASFVLGHDHPAMITWATLALLITAAPILAWAYGLRAAKRAARVPERPAAPAHVPQQRPQWSGSGTAGSEPGAPERTMVLGGRKK, encoded by the coding sequence ATGACGTCTGCATGGACGCCTGCCGGGGGAACCCGGCTCCGCTCCGTGACGACACTGCCACGCTACGACTACGAGCACTACAGCCGGCTCGCCGGGCCACTGACCGAGCCCGACCCGGCGAAACCGTACACAGTGCGCTACCGGTCCCTGCTCGCGCAGGAGCCGCACCGGCTGCGCGCGGGGCTCCTGCTCGCCGCCGCGCCACTCGTCTCGCTGTGCCTCTTCGCCTGGCTGATGCAGCCGCGGCACTGGACCGAACGCGACCCGAACCTCGACAACGACCTGCTCCGCGCACTCGACGTGGTCATGCTCGTCTCGATCGGGCTGATCGAGCTCTTCCGCACCGTGAACGTGCTGTCGAACGCGCACGCGACGCTGGTCGCCCGCGACCCCGTGCCGGTCGTGCCCGAACCCGGCACCAGGGTCGCCTTCCTCACCTCCTTCGTGCCGGGCAAGGAGCCTCTGGAGATGGTGACGAGAACGCTGGAGGCGGCCGTCCGGATCCGGCACCGGGGCACGATGCACGTCTGGCTGCTCGACGAGGGCGACGACGCCGAGGTCAAGGCGGTCTGCGCGCGGCTCGGCGTACGACACTTCTCCCGCAAGGGCGTCCCGCTGTGGAACCAGGCCACCGGCCCGCACCGGGCGAGGACCAAGCACGGCAACTACAACGCCTGGCTCCAGGCGCACGGCGACGCGTACGACTTCTTCGCCTCCGTCGACACCGACCACGTCCCCCTGCCCAACTACCTGGAGCGGATGCTCGGCTACTTCCGCGACCCGGACGTCGGCTTCGTCATCGGGCCGCAGGTGTACGGCAATTACGACACCTTCGTCACCAAGGCCGCCGAGTCGCAGCAGTTCCTCTTCCACGCGCTGATCCAGCGGGCCGGGAACCGCTACGGCGCGCCCATGTTCGTCGGCACCTCCAACGCCGTGCGGATCAGGGCCCTGCAGCAGATCGGCGGCCTGTACGACTCGATCACCGAGGACATGGCCACCGGCTTCGAGATGCACCGCCACAGGAACCCGGCGACCGGTCGGAAGTGGCGCTCGGTCTACACCCCGGACGTGCTCGCCGTCGGCGAGGGCCCGACCGCCTGGACCGACTTCTTCACCCAGCAGCTGCGCTGGTCCCGGGGCACCTACGAGACCATCCTCACCCAGTACTGGAAGGGCTTCGGCAGCCTGCCGCCGGGCAAGCTCCTCAACTACACGCTGATGATCGTGTTCTATCCGATGTCGGCCCTCAACTGGATCCTCGCGGCACTGAGTTGCGCGCTGTTCCTCGGCATGGGTGCCTCCGGTGTCCAGATCGACCCGGCGATGTGGATGATGCTGTACGGCAACGCCTCGGCGCTCCAGATCGGCCTCTACGTCTGGAACCGGCGGCACAACGTGTCGCCGCACGAACCCGAGGGGTCCGGCGGACTCGCCGGCATGATGATGTCCGCGCTCTCCGCGCCGATCTACGCCCGCTCGCTGCTCGACGCGGTGCTGCGCCGCAAGAGCTCGTTCGTGGTGACGCCGAAGGGCGACTCGTCCAGCCCGGACACCCTCTTCGGCACCTTCCGCGTCCATCTGTTCTTCGTCGCCGTCTTCGGCGGATCGCTCGCCGCGTCCTTCGTCCTCGGCCACGACCACCCGGCGATGATCACCTGGGCCACGCTGGCCCTGCTGATCACCGCCGCGCCGATCCTGGCCTGGGCGTACGGGCTCCGCGCAGCGAAGCGCGCCGCCCGCGTACCCGAGCGGCCGGCCGCGCCCGCGCACGTACCGCAGCAGCGCCCGCAGTGGTCCGGGTCCGGGACCGCCGGGTCCGAACCCGGCGCCCCCGAACGGACGATGGTCCTGGGAGGGCGTAAGAAGTGA
- a CDS encoding peptidoglycan-binding protein produces the protein MSVPVFEEYEPAADCGCPGCAQRRRDLALGLPVRAGGHPAAHGARRALLLVTAAGVVLGGGGAAGAASVVADTGAADAAESAGAAGVSGAAGAADEGQPLPDTPQGYTGPLHGSASGSGGGSVGHPGPPSAGATPTTGQISAETLRRSTRAEIINRAKRWVDAHVPYSMTQYWSDGYRQDCSGYISMVWNLTGNEWTGSLARYGTRIDRNDLQPGDILLFHNPDNPTRGSHVTIFGGWSDYTRTAYVAYEQTKPRTRRQVTPMAYWNNSDRYVAYRYKGLIAGGTGGAGGSESGTGSATTAYPGAGYFGPGANNKYVTQLGKMLVERGGGRFYSQGPGPRWGDADRRATQAFQQAQGWTGGDADGLPGPETWRLLVTGKGRAIGGSSGSGGSSATAPAFPGRGYFRPGQSNAYVEKLGKQLVKRGFGKHYLSGPGPRWTEADRRNVEAFQRAQGWSGAAADGYPGPETWRRLFR, from the coding sequence ATGAGCGTGCCGGTCTTCGAGGAGTACGAGCCCGCGGCTGACTGCGGCTGCCCGGGCTGCGCCCAGCGGCGGCGCGATCTCGCCCTGGGCCTTCCCGTCCGGGCGGGCGGCCACCCGGCGGCGCACGGAGCGCGCCGCGCGCTGCTCCTGGTGACCGCGGCGGGCGTGGTCCTGGGAGGCGGGGGCGCGGCGGGCGCGGCGTCGGTGGTCGCCGACACGGGGGCCGCGGACGCGGCGGAGTCGGCCGGGGCGGCTGGGGTGTCCGGGGCGGCCGGGGCGGCCGACGAGGGGCAGCCCCTGCCGGACACCCCGCAGGGCTACACCGGTCCGCTGCACGGGAGCGCGAGCGGGAGCGGGGGTGGGAGCGTGGGGCACCCCGGACCGCCGTCGGCCGGCGCGACCCCGACGACCGGTCAGATCTCCGCCGAGACGCTGCGCCGCAGCACCCGCGCGGAGATCATCAACCGGGCCAAGCGGTGGGTCGACGCGCACGTCCCGTACTCGATGACGCAGTACTGGTCCGACGGCTACCGGCAGGACTGCTCCGGCTACATCTCCATGGTCTGGAACCTGACCGGCAACGAGTGGACGGGCAGCCTCGCCCGGTACGGCACCCGGATCGACCGCAACGATCTCCAGCCCGGCGACATCCTGCTGTTCCACAACCCCGACAACCCGACCCGCGGCTCGCACGTGACGATCTTCGGCGGCTGGAGCGACTACACGCGCACCGCGTACGTCGCGTACGAGCAGACCAAGCCGCGTACGCGCAGGCAGGTCACGCCCATGGCGTACTGGAACAACTCCGACCGGTACGTGGCCTACCGCTACAAGGGCCTGATCGCCGGCGGCACCGGCGGCGCCGGCGGGAGCGAGAGCGGTACGGGATCGGCCACGACGGCCTACCCGGGCGCGGGGTACTTCGGCCCCGGCGCGAACAACAAGTACGTCACCCAGCTCGGGAAGATGCTCGTCGAGCGGGGCGGCGGGCGCTTCTACAGCCAGGGCCCGGGTCCGCGCTGGGGCGACGCGGACCGTAGGGCGACCCAGGCGTTCCAGCAGGCGCAGGGCTGGACGGGCGGCGACGCGGACGGGCTGCCGGGGCCCGAGACGTGGCGGCTCCTGGTGACCGGCAAGGGCCGGGCCATCGGCGGTTCGAGTGGTTCGGGCGGGTCGAGCGCGACTGCGCCGGCGTTCCCCGGGCGTGGCTACTTCCGTCCGGGCCAATCCAACGCATATGTGGAGAAACTGGGCAAGCAGTTGGTGAAGCGGGGCTTCGGCAAGCACTACCTGTCCGGCCCCGGTCCGCGCTGGACGGAGGCGGACCGCCGCAACGTCGAGGCCTTCCAGCGAGCCCAGGGCTGGAGCGGCGCGGCGGCCGACGGCTACCCGGGGCCGGAGACCTGGCGCCGGTTGTTCCGATGA
- a CDS encoding lytic polysaccharide monooxygenase auxiliary activity family 9 protein, translating to MRKRSKTKTGATLVALGVAGVTFLATGSATGHGYTDSPISRQKLCANGTVTDCGPIQWEPQSVEGPKGFPAAGPADGKICSAGLTQFAQLDDPRGGAWPATRVTAGQSFTFRWQFTARHRTTDFKYFITRNGWDPGQKLTRAALDPQPFLTVPYNSQQPPSTLSHSGTIPAGKTGRHLILAVWTIADTSNAFYACSDVQF from the coding sequence ATGCGAAAGCGCAGCAAGACCAAGACAGGCGCGACCCTGGTCGCGCTCGGCGTCGCCGGGGTCACGTTCCTGGCCACCGGCAGCGCCACCGGCCACGGCTACACCGACTCCCCGATCAGCCGGCAGAAGCTCTGCGCCAACGGCACCGTGACCGACTGCGGCCCCATCCAGTGGGAACCGCAGTCGGTCGAGGGTCCGAAGGGCTTCCCGGCCGCCGGGCCGGCGGACGGGAAGATCTGCTCCGCCGGGCTCACCCAGTTCGCCCAGCTCGACGACCCCCGCGGCGGAGCCTGGCCCGCCACCCGGGTCACGGCCGGCCAGAGCTTCACCTTCCGCTGGCAGTTCACGGCCCGTCACCGCACCACCGACTTCAAGTACTTCATCACCAGGAACGGCTGGGACCCCGGCCAGAAGCTGACCCGGGCCGCGCTCGATCCCCAGCCGTTCCTGACCGTTCCCTACAACAGCCAGCAGCCGCCGTCCACGCTCTCGCACTCCGGCACGATCCCGGCGGGCAAGACCGGCCGGCACCTGATCCTGGCGGTGTGGACGATCGCGGACACCTCGAACGCGTTCTACGCCTGCTCGGATGTTCAGTTCTGA
- a CDS encoding AMP-binding protein, whose translation MTGTVTATVAELVQRQWGDPRTGLRSRDTVLTHHDVSAGAAARAALLVDLLPRGAEPHLGVLLDNTPEYPLWLSAAALAGAAVAGINPTRRGAELARDIVHTECRVLVTQRAYLPLLDGLALPGLRVLVTDTDAYTELLTPYEGAEPGDAVVRPVRPDSRMLLYFTSGSTGAPKAAICSQGRLAAAGASLVAHFGVGRDDVHYICMPMFHGNAVIADWAPALSAGASVALRDRFSASGFLPDVREFGATYFTYVGRAIQYLLATPEGPGDREHGLRLGFGTEAGAVDAARFEARFGVKLVEGYGSSEGGAAIQRTPDTPTGAIGRAAPGDGLAVVDAEGQECERARFSPQGHLLNGAAAIGELVNKGRSPFEGYWRNEEAEKERLRGGWYWTGDLFYRDEADFYYFAGRTDDRLRVDSENLAAAVIENILARWTDAEAVAVYAVPDPVAGDMVMAALALREGAAFDPARFTEFLSGQADLGTKMPPRFVRVMDRLPTTATNKIQRASLRTEGFLSRDELWWRPTPGAAYTPLTPKALTTLRATYDSHNRAHLVWS comes from the coding sequence ATGACCGGGACCGTGACCGCGACCGTGGCGGAGCTCGTACAGCGGCAGTGGGGCGACCCGAGGACCGGACTCCGGAGCCGGGACACGGTCCTCACGCACCACGACGTATCCGCGGGCGCCGCCGCGCGCGCGGCACTGCTCGTCGATCTGCTGCCCCGGGGTGCCGAGCCGCACCTCGGGGTGCTCCTCGACAACACACCGGAGTACCCGCTCTGGCTCAGCGCGGCGGCCCTCGCGGGGGCCGCCGTCGCCGGGATCAACCCCACCCGGCGGGGCGCGGAGCTGGCCCGGGACATCGTCCACACCGAATGCCGGGTCCTCGTCACCCAGCGCGCGTACCTTCCCCTGCTCGACGGGCTCGCCCTGCCGGGCCTGCGCGTGCTCGTGACGGACACCGACGCCTACACGGAACTCCTCACGCCGTATGAGGGCGCCGAGCCCGGCGACGCGGTGGTCCGGCCGGTGCGGCCGGACAGCCGGATGCTGCTCTACTTCACGTCCGGCTCGACCGGCGCGCCCAAGGCGGCGATCTGCAGCCAGGGGCGGCTGGCGGCGGCCGGCGCGTCGCTGGTCGCGCACTTCGGGGTGGGCCGGGACGACGTGCACTACATCTGCATGCCGATGTTCCACGGCAACGCCGTCATCGCGGACTGGGCACCGGCGCTGTCGGCCGGGGCGTCGGTGGCGCTGCGGGACCGGTTCTCCGCGTCCGGCTTCCTGCCGGACGTACGGGAGTTCGGCGCGACCTACTTCACGTATGTGGGGCGGGCGATCCAGTACCTGCTGGCCACGCCCGAAGGCCCAGGAGACCGGGAGCACGGGCTGCGGCTCGGCTTCGGCACGGAGGCGGGCGCGGTCGACGCGGCCCGCTTCGAGGCCCGCTTCGGGGTGAAGCTCGTCGAGGGGTACGGCTCCTCCGAGGGCGGCGCGGCGATCCAGCGGACCCCGGACACCCCGACGGGCGCGATCGGACGGGCCGCGCCGGGCGACGGACTGGCGGTCGTGGACGCCGAGGGGCAGGAGTGCGAGCGGGCCCGCTTCTCGCCGCAGGGCCACCTCCTCAACGGCGCGGCGGCGATAGGCGAACTCGTCAACAAGGGCCGCAGCCCCTTCGAGGGCTACTGGCGCAACGAGGAGGCGGAGAAGGAGCGGCTGCGCGGCGGCTGGTACTGGACCGGGGACCTCTTCTACCGGGACGAGGCCGACTTCTACTACTTCGCGGGACGCACCGACGACCGGCTGCGGGTGGACAGCGAGAACCTGGCGGCGGCCGTGATCGAGAACATCCTGGCGCGCTGGACGGACGCGGAGGCGGTCGCGGTCTACGCGGTGCCGGATCCGGTGGCGGGGGACATGGTGATGGCGGCGCTGGCGCTGCGCGAGGGCGCGGCGTTCGACCCGGCCCGCTTCACGGAGTTCCTCTCCGGCCAGGCGGACCTCGGCACCAAGATGCCCCCGCGTTTCGTCCGCGTCATGGACCGTCTCCCCACGACGGCGACGAACAAGATCCAGCGCGCGTCCCTGCGTACGGAGGGGTTCCTCTCCCGCGACGAACTCTGGTGGCGCCCCACCCCGGGCGCCGCGTACACCCCCCTGACGCCGAAGGCCCTCACGACCCTGCGCGCAACCTACGACTCCCACAACCGCGCCCACCTCGTGTGGAGTTGA